Sequence from the Bicyclus anynana chromosome 2, ilBicAnyn1.1, whole genome shotgun sequence genome:
TGAATAATCATCCTGTCTATTTCCGTTAATCTAGTAGAACATTTATTACCACACTTTTTGTGACAAGGACTTGGTTTCACGCCTTTCTTAAAAGGGTATTTTCTTCGGTTACGTTTTCCTACGACGTGAGATTGTTCCACTTGTAATAGACTCAAAGTTTCTTTAGCATCTATACTTTCTGTAACAGGTTCAGGCGCAGTTTCAAAATATTCTTGAGATGTAGTTGGTAGCACACTATGAATGTTCGGAGCAAGCTGATTTTTAGAAGTGATTCTTACTTTGttagctattttatttttatttataaatgaactTCCAGCTTGTACTAAGTTATTACTTTGAATTGAACCATCAGTTTTTTCTGAATTAGTTTCAATGAACACTTCAGATTCACAATTATATATTGGAACTGATTTGTTTATTATCAATTTGTCAATTTCATTTGGACACAATTGTGTATTAATTTTTTCGGTGTCAAGACAAGAGGCAAAATTTTGTGAAACGTCCTGAGGTTCATCCACTGAATCAACATTAACATTTAAGTGATTCGTTTTTGTAACATCTACATCAGATTCTataacatattcaattacaggTGCCTGAGATGAGTCTGGTAATTCGGTAGCTATACTATCAATATCGTTGTCTGTTGACAGATCCATGTTGTTTTCTATGTATTCTATATTAGATTCATCAAACACTTGAGATATACTGGGCAAATCACCATAAAGTATCGAAGATGAATCATTGTCATCTAACACGTCCAAATTCTCTGCTAGATTTGAATCAAGTCCTTCAAGTTCTATATCAGATTCAAGCAATGTTTGATTTACACTGGGCAAGTCAGAAATAACTATAGGTAATTGATCCTTTatcgttatattttttacaatctggtttttaatattttttgaaacatCTGCATCAGTTTCCATATTTGATTCTCGAAGTGCTTGAAATTGATCAGCAGAATCATCAGAAATTTTATCCAAAGGTGTACTCTCAATTATTGTTTCATCTTCAAGTACTACATCAagattattaatgaaaaatgagTCAATTTCTACAGGATCAGTGTTGTTGAATTCATTATTTAGAACTGGAAGTTCTGGTATATTTATCTCAGAGTTTAAGAATGGATTTTCAACTTCAGATTCTTGTGGTGTCAGTTTAGAAGAAAACTTCGACAGTTCTAGTATCCCAGCCTAAAACAAAccaattttttattatctatatgtGAACCAAAATGAACTCTcgtataatttattaagaaatgtggcttagtttaaatatatttttttagtttaagtgtgataatttaactgaatttcATAACAGGTAAATCTGAATTGCTACtattaagaatatattattttttaaaaaacaaaaagaaatagcTAGTACGATAatagctaaaataaaaatataaaaaaaattagcaaaGGATTTctaggataaaaaaaaatttaaaatggaaataaacCCCTAAACAATATTTTGGCTTGTTTTACGCTAGATAATAGAATAAGAATACAACAAACTAATGGAGCAATATTTggataataataagtaatctttaagacatgaaaattaaaaaaaaaacatcaacaaAGACCATAAAGAAAGTGactcatttataatttatgttctAAAAGAACCTTTATTAGAGGCTTATTtgtaattaactttatttttattctaataatataaacttatcATAACTCTTTGGTTCAATGTAATCAGTATAAAATAACTAAAGAAggataaaacaaacaataagatAACTTTGGTCAAATAAATTGGTTTATAAATTGGAAATGAAGGTAAGTCAAGTGTACttgattaaaatatgtataatttccGTTCCAGGCCCCTAACATAGAAACTATAAATTAGGTCAGTATTACATGTATATTATTATCAGTGATGATTCAGATATTTGATCACTAACAATGGGCTTCATAAAAAGCTAAGTCAATAGCAAATAGAGTTATCAGACAGATTATTGATATGTgatataaaatcataattactgGCATCAACTACGAAGTTTCATACCATTAAACCTAAACAACAACTACATTTAACCACATAAGTAGCATCAATCACTTATTTCATGATGAGaaaagacatattgtcgaccaatatcACTATTATTGGTCTACAATGTGTCTTTTAGTCTTCACAAGATATCTTGTGAGATTTTTTGATTTACATGCCACACATCAAAAAATCTTAAACAACACAAGTAGGCCCTGCATGCAACCAACCAATGGTGGGTGacttgtcccagtcccatctcttttgtcccaacacaatgaaagagataCCCATATTTCCGGTTTCAGcactattggttaatatttgtCTAATTTTCTTCATGAGATATGTCATTGgacgcatgttaggcctacataTGTACTACCTTGAAGTTAAAATGTTATGTTGATATATGCCATTCTAATGATGGCAACTCAACATAAACCTGCATAGGTCAAGTGCCAACATCATGTAAATTTTCACCTTAATTTATAAAGAGCTAACAACAAATTAGTTGAACAATTAGCAGATATCATTCTcatgaaatagattttttaataacttaaaaacatTAACTATACTAAAGTCAAACTCGATGTAGaatatttatcaacaaacaaatcaaaaatgaaggtagagaatgcatgtcatttcatacccgattttttattatacttgcggacgcccgcttcgtccgcatggaaatcaatgtaaactttcaaccctcatttcaccactttaggggttgaattttaaaaattcttgaatcacatatTTCAAGCACTATTTCACCTTTtttcaaaaagtaccctatgttttgctccaaggtcccatttaccattatactaaaattcatcttgatcagttcTGCCATTTgccatttataattttagtatagattgatgtttttcatttttgtcaaggaattccttaaccctacatctagTGGTACAAGTACTGGACTTTGCTTTTCTTTCTACCAcccgatggacccggcacccgaaCAGTGAATTCATATTTGTCTcctttttcataaaatatctaattCTTCTAAgcatattaatcaaatttattatcattattttagtaaccaagtaattaaaattattatgaagtgTAAATCAAGTGATATAcactctcatttttaatttgtttgtttataaacattCCACATAGTTTGGCTTTTCATAGTAAAGTTTCAAAGGAATTGTTGAAGTAGAATACACCTTGTTGCAAAAATCTCCCTGTTAATgaaatggacccggcacccacaCAGTGAATCAAAGAATGCTTAGACATTCATTTCCAGTCTCATCTTTGTCTTATTCATTATTGcgtttctaaataataataacatacagGTTTGTATAGTTTCAGTGTATAACAGTATAATTGACTTACTTGGCCTTTGCTCAACATATCCTTCAGTACTTTTTGCCCCACATagcatttttctttaaatttgtgAAATTTATGCAACAATGTAGCACATTCAAAGCAGAAGTAATGTGGTAGCTCATCTGTTTCACTcacctataaaataaaacaataacaatttaaattcaaaatacaatACTAACTCCTCAGTCCAATGCAGGCaggtatatccactgggctatcacggctccctaCTGGAAACTATCAAGTGAAGTTAAAAATCTCAGCCTGGACTGTCGGCACACTGCAGAACTATTACATTATACGTATTTTGTACTTACTTTTAACGCTAAAACTTCTTCGTAAAATGATTTCAATTGAAATTGTTCGTAATTGTAAACTTTTGCTTCGGTACGTAAACATATCCGGCATATTTTTAACTCAGACATAGTAAATTAGTTTcagtattattgttattgtaatcTTTACTAGACAAACAAGGTAATTTCAAGGCACGAAATAAATAGTGGAATGAGAGAACCTCTCTAAAATTATAACacttttaattcaataatttcaaTACAATTTGAATGCACTTGAAATGTcaatattattgatatttttatcataGACTATAGAACTTTAGTGAGGGCATAAGCTATAGGACATAGAGTACAGGATTTCCGACAGTGTGGTATCCAGTAACCTCAGACAAACTATATAGTGACCTGCCCAAGATAAATAGTCTAATGCGTTTTTGGAAACTgtttcaatattgtaatcgtTTGCGTCGTGCAaaaagctccctaaaaatgccagtTTATTATGTTGAAAGGCATAAAAAACGgttaacaacttctagtttacaaAAACatgaagttacgtttcatttgtaagtaattCTAACTTTATCTGAAAATAATCGATACTTCAGCCGGAACAACAAAACATTGATCAAGTTTTCAAATACTCTGTGTAGCGAGTCTAAGCGAAGCGAGTATTGCGAATCAATAGTAGTGTGTAGTGcaaggacacaaaatataactataattatataaatataatacaattagTGTTAACTATTTTAGATGAGTGAGTATTTTGTACATAGTTTCGTTTACGTCAACTAAAAAACGATAGAAAATGTACAtgaatttggatgcgatacTGGTCTTTATATAATTGTTCTGAGAAAAATATCTGACACTCTATGGTCTATGCCGATTTGTAAGGAAGGATCAGGAATCTATTTATCGATATCGAGTTTTTCCataagatatttataatttatataggtaATTAGAGTTGAGAGTAGAGTGTATTTTGCTagaatttaatgtaataattatatagctagaatgcatttttaaccgactttcaaaaaggaggaggtttctcaatttgacCGTATACGTTTTTTTATATGTGTTCGAGGATAACGCTGATTGCAGCGTAAATGTCTCATCATAATTAGTGTATGATTAGGCTAggcctccttataggagaggggatatgaagaGATAGAGCTTAGAATAACCATGCTTATAGCAGCGTAGGAGATAATTATGGAGCCTAGAGGCGCCATATCCCTTAAATGAACTACTACGAGCTAACCATAATGGGGATGAcgactagatttgaatatattgatttttatgatacatttgggtaaataggatcaatgttaactaatttatacataaaaagcaaagattgtctggatatttgcaaaataaattagattatgaaatttcaaaatctattaaaaatattttatcgtaattagatgaaaattcacacagttttagcttccttacattaaatgtgacattttttcaataaatgaactattaacataaacgcacaaataacaaagatattagtacctaattttgttcgaacgcccatacaaatctaacgatcagcgagccaacgacgtcactaactcgtgccattttgtatggagcgtttttcagggatccgcggcagcgccgcaaatctgactcttaaaatccctgtagctccgaaagtaatgatcgcagataccctgttactttgacaaagttgatttactattagcatactcttaatgtatatacaatttaaaaaactgtcatcatccctattgggtATGTAGTTAGCTCGTAGTTCGGTACTctgaagttaaattaaggtaTTACCTACTCTTAGTTTAAAGGCTACAACACACCATCCATGGTGGAGTGTTCCCACAATGCAGTCAATATACAAAACACACAAAGCGTCGCTCATCACTGCAACCATGACCACTCTACCAAGAGTGAATTATTAAGAAGCATACCTATTAAGATACCTACTCTACActtagtaggtatacctactttgtGGGGACTAAAACTAATGGAATGTTTATCCAgatttaatggggatgatgagtaggtttgaatatattgatttttatgatacattcgggtaaatagggtcaatgttaactaatttatacataaaaagcaaagattgtctggatatttgcaaaataaatgagattataaaatttcaaaatctattaaaaatattttatcgtaattagatgaaaattcatacagttttagcttccttacattaaatgtgacatcttttaatatatgaactataggcataaacgcacaaataacaaagatattagtaatttttttttaacgcgcatacaaatctaatgatcattacattggctatgacgtcattagttcgagccattttgtatggggcgtttttcagggatccgcggcagcgctgcaaatctgactctttaaatccctgtagctccgaaagtaatgatcgcagataccttgttacttttacaaaattgctttactattagtatactcttaatttgtatacaatttaaaaaactgtcatcatccctattattccGGTTCTAGATAAATCAAACAACACGTATCGCTAGAAATTCTCTCGGAAATTATAATAGCTTCTCATTATTTTACACGGAAGTGCCTGAAATAGGAATGTTCTATGTACACGCGATGTTCTTGTGTTACACAATGAAAATGCCGAGTATAAttgtgtaacaaaatatatcttagtacttattatttactagcggacgcccgcgacttcgtccgtgtgaaattcgttgtaaactttcaactacccctaccctaccactaccctacccctgccctacccctaccctacccctaccctacactactcttaccctacccttaccctaccctacactacccctacactacccctaccctaccctacccctaccctactcattaaggctgcacttctttatttattcgagcgcggcaaccgatacacaaaaataatccatataatatgaattagtattcacgcgcgatggcttagcgtatttcttgtacaactttggtgtttctttaccgatttttatgattctttttttattgaataggtaataatgttaacttttttagttagggatgagtgatgagtgttataaaaataagagtagacaaatataattagaaagctccgaactgctaagctaccgggagttacacgtgttattgtgagtcaaccataaaaaatagacatatatatgctgttgtggtattatagataattttaaggagaacatttccgtcatacatgattctatgtagctttaaccattaaggctgtacacgcgacggaagcttaaaaaattgaataacttctcccgttttctcaacatttctcttcactgctctgctcctattgattgtagcgtaatgaaaggtatactataacctgcccaggagtatgtagaataattgtaccaagtttcgttaaaatccgtccagtagtttttgtttctataaagaacatacagacagacagacagacagacagacaaaaattttactgattgcatttttggcatcagtaccgatcactgatagttattttggaaatatatttcatgtacagaattgacctctctacagatttattgtaagtatagaaGATGAAGTTTGTAGTTGCATAATGCCCCGTTGGTACCTACAGTGATTAGCAaagattttaagaaaaaaacaattgattaaaatctattatttCTTTAACTTTACACTTCAAACAAAGCTCGCTTACCGCTGAGATCTCTACGCAATGGATTTTAATGACGAATTTTATAGACTAAATTGCGGGCGTCCCTTAGTTAATTATAGGAAAtctaaaagtaaattaatttcgGTAGAGAGACCTAGTGTTTCAAGGAATCTCTGGTTTCCCACATTAGCGGAATCGAATATTCAAATCTAACATTAAATGTAAATGTGAATGCTACctgggtcattccacgtcaaatcgaccaatagttggactcgacccctttcgatttggataaattttggtcagaagttttcttttatcctataacgaagttctgccgaagaaaaaaaattaaaattttttttttcaaaagttatgcaaaatccaaaatttttactattttccatattttttaaatttatgttttaaaaatctcgaaaactattgcaattaaaaaaatcgcttatggtaaacttccaaggggatacttggggctattaaaaaaaaaattccaaaaaaaaattttgaaaaatctccaatttgtgaaattttgaatatttgaaaattgtcaaaattgaccgtcgacaataaatttttggctcaaatttttttgtgtactaccttgtaccaatcttaaaagatcctgaaatttttggaactgtgttttttgttttttcaaaaacatgaatttatgaaatttgttaaaaaaaaaatttttcttaaatttttttttttttaatcagtttggcgaatcgcgtaattttgatattttgaacagttgaaatttcatttagtggcataatgatgagaaaaaaaacattaatgatatttgtttattattggttattaatttatttaatagggctTTTTACGTGTAAGTTTACTTGACATTCTgttacgaaaatttttttttcgttaattcttcagttactgttgttgctccttttctttttcttaacctgaaaaatgttaatatgacttaaatctttaaatccaaacttaaaatagataaagtactaacacagaaatttcagatttttaccTGCTTTTAATATCTGGTTCTTCAACGAACTCGTAGATATCGATACTGTTTGTCATGTTGAGAGCAAATAAAACTAACGTATGTACCACTTCTAGAATTCAGAGTAATCTGATCTTCGTCAGAAAAATCTttgcaattaataaatttttcttcaGAGCATATTTCATTCTTAAATAATCCAATCGAacactttttattttccatcactAATCTCTTATTTTTTCTGCACTCAAAATTTTAACTAGATAATGTCCTCAAATTAAACACTTGATAAGATAATTGTTATAAGTTTAGAATTGGAAAGAGTTATTTCTAGACACTTACTTAGAATGATGACTGTCTTCGAAATAAAAATCAGAAAGGTTAACTTTATCTTACACGTAAAGATTCAAACGTCACGCCACAGATGTCACCACTTCTTCTACTTTAACATCAAATGATAATACAGGTGTCAGTATCATTTTTTTTACgagtattttgaaaatgatcccaaaaaatgtcattaatgttttttttctcatcattatgccactaaatgaaatttcaactgttcaaaatatcaaaattacgcgattcgccaaactgattaaaaaaaaaaaaaaatttaagaaaaaatttatttaacaaatttcaaaaattcatatttttgaaaaaacaaaaaacacagttccaaaaatttcaggatcttttaagattggtacaaggtagtacacaaaaaaatttgagccaaaaatttattgtcgacggtcaattttgacaattttcaaatattcaaaatttcacaaattggagatttttcaaaatttttttttggaatttttttttttaatagccccaagtatccccttggaagtttaccataagcgatttttttaattgcaatagttttcgag
This genomic interval carries:
- the LOC112054160 gene encoding uncharacterized protein LOC112054160 isoform X3, coding for MSELKICRICLRTEAKVYNYEQFQLKSFYEEVLALKVSETDELPHYFCFECATLLHKFHKFKEKCYVGQKVLKDMLSKGQAGILELSKFSSKLTPQESEVENPFLNSEINIPELPVLNNEFNNTDPVEIDSFFINNLDVVLEDETIIESTPLDKISDDSADQFQALRESNMETDADVSKNIKNQIVKNITIKDQLPIVISDLPSVNQTLLESDIELEGLDSNLAENLDVLDDNDSSSILYGDLPSISQVFDESNIEYIENNMDLSTDNDIDSIATELPDSSQAPVIEYVIESDVDVTKTNHLNVNVDSVDEPQDVSQNFASCLDTEKINTQLCPNEIDKLIINKSVPIYNCESEVFIETNSEKTDGSIQSNNLVQAGSSFINKNKIANKVRITSKNQLAPNIHSVLPTTSQEYFETAPEPVTESIDAKETLSLLQVEQSHVVGKRNRRKYPFKKGVKPSPCHKKCGNKCSTRLTEIDRMIIHKRYWEMDKTEQQDWLISCIRPKSIGRRQGSTFMRNITYEYYINHAGKDMKVCQQFLMKTLDVSQMKFRYAISKHGEMSLQDDLDTD